From the genome of Spinacia oleracea cultivar Varoflay chromosome 2, BTI_SOV_V1, whole genome shotgun sequence, one region includes:
- the LOC110804852 gene encoding uncharacterized protein, with product MSYVDAACKLGVLNPSTSFGVDSMGSKGGLLVFGWTKAVVRLVFSSSNLVLCSVLESNGICRYFVYVYGEPKVEDRKNVWDTLAMIISAYPHCVLIGDFNQLSSLEDKLGGSSVIRGGERFNDWLIDTGIIEVPFSGPRFIWSNKREGRDLIMERLDRAYVSQSWFDEFPNGRVFNEPIVCSDHATILYNSDCVTRSSNRPYQIESWCLQFPEIKELVHSSWNSRSLGSPMFRLSNSLKKLRTIMQRWYLNNKKMWGINWRGTTKSLETLANGVVSIEQGVEYVEKINEWLPRGALEFEYWRQRMKKNWIKFGDCPTPMLYRRVKQRQVRNEILCLKDKNDNWVEGQKRVEDLVVSSLKEVFNPSIQDSHLEDVDLVLRQLDLPQIKEIDKAMLSSNFSYEEIRKAMFDIKCCKSPGPDGFNAEFFQKYWELVGPMVCESVLNFFEKGYVLKEWNQSLLVMIPKIATPILAGHFRPISLCNTIYKCISKCMVNRMKSCLPMLITDFQHAFIPGRYIEDNVLLSHELIHMVNTRKSSDAVVIKLDMSKAYDRVNWNFLLKVLLAYGFPPQWVQLVSQCISTVSYKAIVNGRMSETFRPKCGLRQGDPLSPYLFLFCMDILSRMLQMAENIKQIQGLKVSRRAPSISHLFFADDALLFFKADSTNCKNIADILGEFGRISGQQLNLQKSFAKFSPHLRKEKVEEMKSLLSMPVVNNVGNHLGVPVDLSGSKSVFFQSLLNKISNKIISWSHLHISQAAKLVLIQSILMSLASHVMRSLKIPSATVHKIDSLIAKFWWAGNGERGIHWVRREIVHRPKRLGGLGIRSAELVNDTPLFKQAFRIHNNPNLLISRVVNSRQGCLVCSNLSKIGLAQNSSWGKRSLFQAVKKFEKGLAWKIGEGSKVKAVSMPWVEGRVPEVKDSQQIFQARLWKVKDFIRENHEWNHCKIRECFVWKDASAIVAMEQPKEGEDDYLYWKMHPSGKFSTKSGYSFISQQSSKDIQEVSKEDAIFFKLIWKLDILPRWKVFLWKLMYNAVAAKENLNKRGIVTITSYCGFPSEDSQHIFRFCNLAKLVWSCSPLQICSNDNEDISLKKWIQSYILLFRSKDGSDCFRIDCFVAVLWSLWTTRNNRIFRNENGHARLVLQNVDRILDTSKLYKSCIPIAPKENQEGEVPPGFNLVQLGILKDKLSNSVLQVDGSWEKKTGKSGGGWVYKFHDDTHFQPGGGFYGCAHSAIQVETETCLRAMQWVKQQEKSEIFIMIDSSVLISALRNAVNADVRISWMIRRIKQLASTSVRFSRWTEG from the coding sequence ATGTCTTATGTGGATGCGGCTTGTAAATTAGGGGTTCTAAATCCTTCTACCTCTTTTGGTGTTGATTCGATGGGTAGTAAGGGGGGTTTATTAGTTTTTGGTTGGACTAAGGCTGTTGTACGCCTAGTGTTTTCTTCTTCGAACCTTGTACTATGTAGTGTTTTGGAAAGTAATGGAATATGTAGGTATTTTGTGTATGTGTATGGAGAACCGAAAGTAGAAGATAGGAAGAATGTTTGGGATACTTTGGCGATGATCATTTCTGCTTATCCTCATTGTGTTCTAATTGGGGATTTTAATCAATTGAGTAGTTTGGAGGATAAGCTAGGGGGGTCTTCTGTTATTAGGGGAGGAGAACGGTTTAATGATTGGCTAATTGACACTGGAATCATAGAAGTTCCCTTTTCTGGTCCGAGATTTATCTGGTCTAATAAAAGAGAGGGGAGGGATCTTATAATGGAGAGATTAGATCGAGCATATGTTTCTCAATCATGGTTTGATGAGTTTCCAAATGGGAGGGTGTTTAATGAACCAATAGTATGTTCTGATCATGCAACAATTCTATACAACTCTGATTGTGTGACTCGAAGTTCTAATAGGCCATACCAAATTGAGTCATGGTGCTTGCAGTTCCCAGAGATTAAAGAGTTGGTGCATAGCTCTTGGAATAGTAGAAGTTTAGGATCACCCATGTTTAGATTGTCAAATAGCCTAAAGAAATTGCGCACCATAATGCAAAGATGGTACTTGAACAATAAGAAGATGTGGGGGATTAATTGGAGGGGGACAACTAAGAGCTTAGAAACTTTGGCAAATGGGGTTGTGTCAATAGAGCAAGGTGTAGAATATGTAGAGAAAATCAATGAATGGCTTCCAAGAGGTGCCCTGGAATTCGAATATTGGAGGCAAAGAATGAAGAAAAACTGGATTAAGTTTGGGGATTGTCCAACGCCTATGCTATATAGGAGGGTAAAACAAAGACAAGTAAGAAATGAAATCCTTTGCTTAAAAGATAAGAATGATAATTGGGTAGAAGGGCAAAAGAGGGTTGAAGATTTGGTGGTTAGTTCTTTGAAGGAGGTGTTTAATCCTAGTATTCAAGATTCTCACCTAGAAGATGTAGATCTTGTGCTACGTCAACTTGACCTACCCCAAATAAAAGAGATTGATAAAGCCATGTTATCATCTAATTTTTCTTATGAGGAAATCCGGAAAGCAATGTTCGATATAAAGTGTTGTAAGTCCCCGGGTCCAGATGGCTTTAATGCGGAATTTTTCCAGAAATATTGGGAGTTAGTGGGCCCTATGGTTTGTGAGAGTGTGTTAAATTTCTTCGAAAAGGGTTATGTTTTAAAAGAGTGGAATCAATCGCTCCTTGTCATGATTCCGAAAATTGCCACTCCGATTTTGGCAGGACACTTTCGACCAATTAGTTTGTGTAACACGATCTATAAATGTATCTCGAAATGTATGGTGAATAGAATGAAGTCGTGTCTACCTATGTTGATAACGGATTTTCAACATGCTTTCATTCCGGGAAGGTATATTGAGGATAATGTTCTTTTAAGTCATGAACTCATCCACATGGTTAATACGAGAAAATCCTCGGATGCGGTAGTGATTAAACTGGATATGTCTAAAGCCTATGACCGTGTTAATTGGAATTTCTTGCTCAAAGTTCTCTTAGCATATGGGTTTCCTCCTCAATGGGTCCAGCTTGTTTCTCAATGTATTTCGACGGTCTCCTATAAGGCGATAGTGAATGGAAGAATGTCCGAAACATTTAGGCCTAAATGTGGTCTACGACAAGGAGACCCTTTGTCACCTTATCTTTTTCTGTTTTGCATGGATATTTTGTCACGAATGCTGCAAATGGCTGAAAATATTAAGCAGATCCAGGGTCTTAAAGTTTCGAGAAGAGCTCCTTCGATATCACACCTTTTCTTCGCGGATGATGCGTTGCTTTTCTTCAAAGCTGATTCAACCAATTGCAAAAACATAGCTGATATTCTTGGGGAGTTTGGCAGAATCTCAGGGCAACAGCTTAATCTTCAAAAATCTTTTGCAAAATTCTCACCCCACTTACGAAAAGAAAAGGTGGAGGAAATGAAATCGTTACTTTCCATGCCAGTGGTTAACAATGTTGGAAATCATTTGGGTGTACCAGTTGATCTTTCTGGGAGCAAATCTGTCTTCTTTCAGAGTTTGCTGAATAAGATTTCTAACAAGATTATTTCTTGGTCCCACCTTCACATTTCACAGGCGGCAAAATTGGTGCTTATTCAATCTATTCTCATGAGCTTGGCATCTCATGTTATGAGAAGCCTCAAGATCCCTAGTGCCACTGTCCACAAGATTGACTCGTTGATTGCAAAATTTTGGTGGGCTGGGAATGGTGAGCGTGGAATACATTGGGTAAGAAGGGAGATTGTTCATCGGCCAAAGAGACTAGGAGGGCTAGGAATTCGATCCGCGGAGTTAGTTAATGACACTCCTCTTTTTAAACAAGCCTTTAGGATCCACAATAACCCAAACCTTTTAATCTCAAGGGTGGTGAATAGTAGGCAGGGTTGTTTGGTTTGTAGTAACTTGTCTAAGATAGGTTTGGCACAAAATAGTTCCTGGGGAAAGAGGAGCCTTTTTCAGGCAGTTAAGAAGTTTGAAAAGGGTTTAGCTTGGAAAATTGGAGAGGGGAGTAAGGTTAAAGCTGTTAGTATGCCTTGGGTAGAAGGAAGAGTGCCTGAAGTCAAGGATTCTCAACAGATATTCCAAGCTAGATTATGGAAAGTGAAAGATTTTATAAGAGAGAATCATGAGTGGAACCATTGCAAGATTAGAGAATGCTTTGTCTGGAAAGATGCAAGTGCAATTGTAGCAATGGAGCAAccgaaagaaggagaggatgattACTTATACTGGAAGATGCATCCTTCTGGAAAATTTTCTACTAAGTCTGGCTATTCCTTCATTTCGCAACAAAGTTCTAAAGACATTCAGGAAGTCAGCAAGGAGGATGCTATTTTCTTCAAACTTATTTGGAAGCTCGACATTCTACCTAGATGGAAAGTATTTTTATGGAAACTTATGTACAATGCAGTTGCGGCCAAGGAAAATCTGAACAAGAGAGGGATTGTAACAATCACAAGTTACTGTGGGTTTCCTAGTGAGGATTCACAACATATTTTCCGTTTTTGTAACTTAGCAAAACTGGTTTGGAGCTGCTCGCCCCTACAGATTTGCTCAAATGATAATGAAGACATTTCTTTGAAGAAATGGATTCAAAGCTATATCCTGCTCTTTCGTAGCAAGGATGGTTCTGACTGCTTCAGAATCGACTGTTTCGTTGCGGTTCTATGGAGTTTATGGACTACAAGGAACAACAGAATCTTTCGTAATGAGAATGGTCATGCGCGTTTAGTTCTTCAGAATGTTGACAGGATTCTAGATACTTCAAAACTCTATAAATCTTGCATCCCAATTGCTCCCAAAGAAAATCAGGAGGGTGAAGTTCCCCCGGGTTTTAACCTGGTTCAATTGGGGATCCTTAAGGATAAGCTTTCTAactctgttttgcaggttgatgGTTCATGGGAAAAGAAGACAGGCAAATCAGGAGGAGGTTGGGTTTACAAATTTCATGATGATACCCATTTCCAACCAGGAGGGGGTTTCTATGGATGTGCACACTCAGCAATACAGGTTGAGACGGAAACTTGTCTGAGAGCAATGCAGTGGGTGAAGCAACAAGAGAAATCAGAAATCTTTATCATGATAG